The stretch of DNA CAACCACATGGTTGTGCACCTATTGTTGATGCATTTAAGAAAAATAACAAAGAAGTAATTCCAGTTGAAAATCCTGATACTGTTGCAAAAAGCTTAGCAATTGGTGATCCTGGTGATGGTAGATATGTTTTGAAACGATTACAACAGTATAACGGATTTGCTGAAGAATCAAACAACAAAGAAATTCTGGATGCAATTTTACTTCTTGCTCAAACTGAAGGAATCTTTACAGAACCTGCTGGTGGTGTTTCTATCTCTGTTCTTCAAAAAATGGTTGAACAAGGAAAAATTGATACAAATGACAAAGTAGTATGCTATGTTACTGGTAATGGTCTTAAAGCAACTGAATCAATTATGGAAGTTTTACAAAAACCGGCTGTCATGAAAGCAGACGTTGGGGAAATATCGGCGGTAGTTAACTAGTGGCAAATATTACATTCACAATTCCGTCAGTACTAAATCAGAGTGGTGGAGAAAAGAAAACAGAAATTTCAGCTGATTCTCTGACTGATGCATTTGTAAAGATTTCAGAAATTATGGGTGATGACTTTAAGCGTAGAGTTTTGGAGAGTGACGGGACACCTCGTTCATTGATAAATATCTACATCAATGGAAAGAATGCAAAGTTTTCTAATGGAATGCAAACTGATCTTAAAGATGGTGATGAAGTTTATATTTTACCTGCAGTTGCTGGAGGTTCTGAAGAACTTTCTCCTAAAGAACTAGATAAATTTTCAAGACAAGTAATGCTAGAAGAAATTGGATATGGTGGACAATTAAAATTAAAAAATGCTAAAGTTTGTGTTGTTGGAACTGGTGGTTTAGGACATCCAATTATTTCTAGATTGGCTACAATGGGTGTTGGAACTTTGCGAATCATTGATAGAGATGTAATCGAATTATCTAATTTACATAGACAAATGATGTTTGATGAAGATGATGTAGGACAAGTCAAGGTAGAAGTAGCTGCAAAAAAATTACAAAAACTAAACCCTGATTGTAAAGTAGAAGCATTAGCTGTATCTGTAAATGATTATACTGCATTAGAAATTATTGAAGGATGTGATGTTGTAATTGATGCACTTGATAGTGTTAATGCAAGATATGCATTGAACAAAGCATGTGTAAAACATGAAATTCCATTTGTAACTGGAGCTGCAGTTGGAACATCTGGACAAGTCTTTACTATTTTACCAAAAAAATCTGCATGTTATTTTTGCATGTTTCCTGAATTAAATGAAGATGCAATGCCAACATGTAGTATTGAAGGTGTACATCCACCAATTCTTTCTATTGTTGGTGCGATTGAAGTTGCAGAAGCTGTTAAAATAATACTTGGAAAGATTCCTAATCTATCTGAAAGAATTTTACACATTGATTTAGAAAATCTGAATTTTAACAGTACTAGAACATTCAGAGCTGAAGAATGTCCAGTTTGTGGAACAGGAAAATTGGAAGTTGCTGTAAAAGAAGAATTAATTTTAGAAGAATTATGTGGTCGCAATCGTGGTAAGAGAACTTATTCTATTACCCCCACTGAAATATTTGATCTTGATGTAAATGACGTTACTGCAATCGCAAAGGAAAAAGGATTCATCGTTGACAATCAGGGCAGTTTAGGATTATCTTTAAGAACCAATGATCTTTCTGTTAGCTTCATGAAAAAAGGTTCTGCTGTAGTTGTAGGTCCAAAAGATGAAGCAGAAGCAATATCTCTTTACAAAAGTCTTCTAGGCAAAGAGATCAAGGCATTATAGTCTACAAAAATTTCATAAATTATTGGTAAAACACAAAAATTATTGTAATCAGATCTTCTTTTGAGGATTAAAATGTAATAATTATATACATATAATATAGAAATTATATCAAAATTTACAATTATCTAAAAAAATTCTAAAAAAATAAGTAATTGTGGACAATTCGTCCATTAGGCTTTTATACTAATTTTTAAGAAAAATGTCAATAACATGAATAACGAAATAGGACGTAAAATAACTAGTCTTACATTAATGACAATTATGTTAGCCGGTGGTTTAACATTTGCAGCACCTGGTGTAATGCCAGCTGCATTTGCAGCCAACGCTAACCTATTTGTTTCCGCAGAAAACTCACAGTTTGACAATTACATGTCAGGTCCTCAAGTAATTGAGGTAGTCATAATTGATTCTGATATCAATGATACAGATGAAGCAAAAGGTGAACCCGATGTTACAGTCAACGGAAAGATCCTGAGAATGGTTCAAGGTGTTGACGGTAACTGGTATGGATACTTTGCAGACAGAACAATGGCAAGTATCGCAGATTCTACCACAACCATTAGTGGTTCTGGTTTAGACTTCGGTACATTATGTGCAACAGGCGCAGCAACCAATACCGCAATAGGTTTCAATGTTGACGATACTTCAGGTATCGCAGTACCAAATAACGATGTAGGTGGTTCTAATGGAACTTCTACTGGTGCTGCACTTACAGCAACATGTACTACTGCAACTACTGGTGATGCCAATGGCACTGCAAACGTTGTTAGAGAAGCAAAAGATCCAAACACCAATTCAGCTGTTAGCACAGGCCAAATTGGTCTTGCTAGTACTGATATGTGGCCATTTATACAACTCTATCCTCTAAATCCAACTGGTAATGTTGTCGTACAGTACAACAAAGGTGGTGGTGCTCAATCAACCACATTAACCTTTGATACTGTTGATCAATTTGCTGGTGCAGAATTAGACAGAGCTATATATCCAAAAGGCGCACAAATTCATGCAACAATTACTGACTTATGGTTAAACATTGACCCAACTGATGAAGACTCTTGGACATTTGGTACAGTTAGCACTAATGCAACAAGTAGAGGTGCTCACTACCAAGTATTCGATGAAAACGGAGCAAGCGGTGGTACCGCAATTAACATAGATTCTTCAGTATCCTCACTTATGTGTGAAGATAACTGTAGACTTCTAGTTAATCCTAACGTACAAGGTTCAACTAACCCTGTACTCACCATTCAAGATAACGATGATTCTATCCTTGATAACTTGAATGCAACCAGAGGAACAACTGCAGCTACAAGTAACAATGCAACTGCATTTGGTATTTTAGCTCAAACAGCTGCCTTAGGTTTAGGTTCAGTTCCTGTAACAATCACCGAACAAGGTCCAAACAGTGGTGTATTTGGTACATATGATGAATCAGATGTATCAGTATTACAAATAACAACAAATGCAAAGAGGGGAACCTCCGCATCCGTTGATTATAATGAAACACCAGTAACTGTTCTTGTAGGATTCGGCTTTGCAACAATTGACATCCAGCCAACAGATGATGAATGGAGCTCTGGTGAAGAGATTCCAGTAATCATCGTTGACAGTGATCAAAACAAAAACAGCAGAGTTGATGAAGACTTAGATTTAGACAACACAGAAATCACACTTGTTCCTGCCTTAAAGACCGGTGATCCATTTACAATTGGTGAAGCCGCTAATGGCAGTGATGGATACAGAGTAAGTATATTCAACGGAACTTTGAACAAAGGTGCAATTTCAGCAACAGGTAATGCTGATGTTGGAACTGCAGGTAGTTTAAGTTCAGCCGTGTTGAATTTTACTGCTGGTAACCAAACAGTAAGTAGTGCTTTAGTGGATACATTCAGTCAAAGACTGATTACTACACAAACAGCAAATACTACTGCTCAAGTTGGTTTAGCTGTAGTTGACTTAGACACAACATTAGAAGAATTACAAAAAACTATCTCTCAAGCAGATAGCACTGGCGCTATTTTCAACTTTTTCAACTATAACGTTGAATCATTTGGAACAGATAGAGTAAGTATTTACTTACTTAACCAAACCAGTACAATTCTTGATTCCTCTAGCAACTGGCAACTAAATTCAACCGGAAATAACGCAATCGTACTTGTAGCAAATGGTACAGGTCAAGGTTACGTTTCATTAGACGGTTCAGATGATCAGTTGTTTGCTAATACTGGAGATGCCGCTGATCAGAAACTTGGACTCTTAATTGAATTCAATGATGTTTCTGGTTCAGGCCTTGGTGTTAACGGTATTGATGAAAAAGAGGCTATTGTTGCTGACTTCTTCTCATTCGGTTTCACAGATGATGGTGTACAAGCATCCGAAAGGATTGCACACCAAATCATCAGAGTTGAAGCTGAAGAAACAGGTGATAACACCAGTACATTTGAAGGTTCACTTGAGTATATCATGGTAAACCAACTCAATATTATTGATGTTAACACATTTGCAGGTATTTCACCAATCGCAGACGATCCTTCATTCATTGTGATTGAAGATTTGACTGACGAAGATTCACCTAGATTGTCATACAATGACTTAGGTGCAGATGGTGTAGTAACTCCAATATCTGATCAAGAAGAAGCTCCAAGTCACTCTGGTGTTGTATCTTTCAATCAAGACTCTTACAAGATAGCTGACACTGTAATTATTACTCTAGAAGACTTAGATCTTAACGTAGACTCTGATCTTATTGATATTTACACTACCGTCATAGACGTTGGTGATGTTGATAATGATCAAGTTGGTTCAGATGTACCAACTGCACAAGAGACCCTTTCATTTGGTTCTCAAGGTAGACTCCTTGATATCACATTCGATGATCTCAAATGGACTAATACCGGTACAACATGTAACGCTGATGGTGATGATGGTCTTGCCGCTACTGGATTTACTCTGGTAGAGACAAGCAAAGATTCTGGAAAATTCCTCGGAGATTTCCAGATTCCATCCAATTGGTGTAGAAGTGATGGTACAACTGATGTCCCAGCTTCAGCAAAAGAATCTGTAACTGGACTCGACATTGAAGTCAACTACGTAGACTACAGAGACGCATCTGGTGAAATCATCGAAGTCGGTGATTCAGCAGGTGTACGCGCAAACACAGGTTCAGTAAGCCTTGACAGAACTGTTTATCCAGTACCATTTGGTATTCCAGATAACTTTGCTGCAGGTACAACTGAAACTCCATCAAATAGATCAGTATTCCCAGTACACCAAACAGGAACTGGAGTAGATACTGATACTACACTTGATGCAGGAGAATTCCTTGTTAGCGGTGATCTAATTGTCCACTTAAGAGTAAATGATCCAGACTTTGACGTTAACCCAGCTGGTGAAGATTCTATTGCCGCAAACTCCACAGCCGGCTATGGCCCAGTTAAAATCTCTGTAATTAGAGGTTCTAGCGAAGTTGTACTCGGTTATGCTGGTGGCCCAGCAGAACTCGACGGCCCAATTGATGTCGCCGATAATGCACCAAAAGCTGCCAGACAATTTGGTCCAATCGATGAGATTGCACCAGATGCAGGAATTTACGAATTAGATCTAACCGTAAGATACACTGATGGTCCAGCAAGTACAACCTGTCCTCCAACCACTGTGTTTGAGAACATTATTGGTACTAGCACAACAACAGAAACATCCAGATTTGATGTTGCCGCAACAACTGGTGATTACTGTATCCTACAAGGAGATATTCTCCAAGTAGAATACACTGATCCAGCTGATGCTTCTGGTGACATTAACACTGTAACTGATTCTGCTACATTTGACCTAAGAAACGGTGTATTGCAATCCGACAAATCCGTATACATTATCGGTTCCGACATGATCTTAACACTCATTGAGCCAGACCTTGATCTTGACAATGATAGTGCTGAGACCTATGACTTGGACTTAATTGAATGGGACTCTGATGCTGCTACCACAACCATGGGTAACCTTGGTGTAGGTGCAACTGCATTTGACCCAGAACCCGACGCCTTCAGAGAAACAGGTGACAGCACTGGTATCTTCCAGGTTGTTATCGAGATTCCTGATGCTCTAAGTAATGATAAACTCGAAAGAGGTGAAGAAATTATCTTAGAGTACACCGATTGGGGTCCATCCGGTTCAGATTATGTAGGTGATGAAGATGAAGATGTAAACATTACATTGTTCACTTCTAACTTCGGTGCAACTGTCGAACTTGACCAAAAAGTATACTCATGGACTGACAAAGTCTACATTACCATAGTCGCTCCAGATCACAACTTTGACGGTGATCTAGTTGATGAAATTGGAAACACTTCTGAAGACCCAATAAAGGTCTCCACAAGAGGATTCAATCTTGACAACTACAAACTCGTCGAAACTGGAACTGACACAGGCATCTTCACAGGTGAAGTAATCCTCACAGGATTTACAGCACATGATGCAGATGGCGATGGTACTACAGGCGATGCATCCGGCTCAATTTCCAGTGACGGCAGTGGTCCAACTGATGGACTGCTACCAACTGATGATGATGACGGTATTACAGTCTCCTTTGAATTCTCAGAGGATGAAACTGTAGTCGGTTCAGCACTTATCAGATGGAATATTGGTGAGGTACAATGGTTAGAAGCAAGCTATCCAGCTAGCGGAACAGGTGTTGTAAGAGTAATTGATCCAGACATGAACTTAAATCCAGAAGCAGTCGACAACTTCGATGTCGATGTGTGGTCTGACTCCGATGCCGGAGGTATTGACCTTACTGTAACTGAGACTAATGAGGCAACCGGAATCTTCGAAGGTACTGTATTCTTTACAGTCTCTGACGAATCATCTGGTCACAGACTCAGAGTCGCAGAAGGTGACACTGTCACCGCAGAATATGAGGACAATACATTACCAGATCCGTACACAACTGCAGATGAACTTGATATCACTGCCACTTCACTAATTGGTACTGTTGTACCACCTCTCGAGAGAGCACCAGCTGCTAACTTGAGAACAGTTGATGCCTTCGGTAACAGCTTAGATGCTGTTTCTGTTGACCAACAGGTGCAAATCAGTGCTGACTTAGCAAATGGTCAGGATAGAGAGCAATCATTCGCATACTTGGTACAGATCCAAGATGGTAACGGTGTTACAGTCTCACTAGCATGGATTACAGGTTCACTATCTGCTGGTCAATCATTCAGCCCAGCATTATCATGGATTCCAACACAAGCAGGAACTTACACAGCAACTGCATTTGTATGGGAATCTGTAGATAATCCAACGGCATTATCACCACCAGTCAGTACAACTGTAAGCGTAAACTAGTTCACATTATCCTTTTTTTCTTTTTTTTGAATACTACCTAACGTAAGTTATAGACAATTTTTCCAGAAGTAATATCTAGGAGAACATGAGTCATTAATTAAAATGAAATATAGAATATTGTTTTCTATTTTAATTATTCTTTTGTTTGTAAATATTCCAAATTCTTATTCAGAAGGACTTGAATTATTTACAAATAGTAAAGTCTATGCACCTGCACATACTTTGCAAGTATATGGCAAAGGATTGCCCGAAGAAAATCTCATCATACGAATATTTGCACCAGATGAAACCATTGCAAAATTTGATCAAATTACAACTAATAAAGATGGTTCTTTTAATTACGGATTGCTTACTTGGCCTGAACCATCAACAAATTTTCCTTATGGAACGTATACAGTTGAAGTAATCAGTACAGAACAAAATGGAATATCTCAAAAAATTGATGTAAAATTTTCATCATCAACTGAATTACTTGATGTAACTGTAGAAAGATTTGTAAATACTTTGGTTTTTGCTCCTGAAACTGCAGCAATCAATCAACCAATTCGTGTATTTGTACAAACCACTAGTGATGGTTTACTAATTGGAAATGAACCATCAGAATTATTGGGTACTACACATGTCCATTTACCTTCTGGCACATCTGTTTTATTATCTAATTCCTTTAAGACACTGCACCAAGGATTATACTATGTAGATTATACTCCAATCGAAGAAGGAACTCATGTATTTCATGTAGTTGCATTTAGTCAGGGAACTACTTCACACGGTTCAGCTGCAACAAATGTTCTAAGCCAAGATCTTGGAGGCATCTCAGAACAAATAATCAAACTAAATTCAATTTTAGATGAAACATCAAGTGAGCTTGATACATTAAAATCTGAAATCTCTGGATTTGGGTCCACACTTGATACTGCAAGTCAAAAAATTGATGAAAGTACTGGAACTATTTCTACCTCTGTTGAATTTATCAGCGAAGCATCCTCGCAACTAAATTCATTATTGTTCCCAATCATTGCATCCATAGGAATTATTGTTGCATTACAAATTGCTATACTTGCACGAAGAAGATAGTTATAATAATACAGATTACAAAAGTTAACTGATGCCCAAAGCGGCTATTTTCTTTTTCATTATTCTTATATCGTCTACATTAACAAATTCATACGGATTTATTTCTAAAGAATCAATATATGAAGACAATCTACAAAAATCAATAATATTTAATTCAGATATTATTGATATTGATGAAGATTTTTTTGTTGAAAATGGTTTCAAAAGATATTTGATTTTTGGAAATGGCCTATCTGAACATGATTTAAAAAAATTAAATTCACTATATCAAATTCAATCTGACACTGGTTTTTTTTCTGTATCTGTCTTATCTGAAAAATCTGCATTTAATTTAATCTCCCAAGGATATACAGTAATAGAAGATTTTAAATTAGATTTTCATAACACGGATGAAGAATTTCAAGATGCATCTAGAATAGGTGAAATCACAGGTTCAACTCTAGCTAAAAAAAAGTATAATTCGTCTGGTAATGGAACTGTAATAGCAATAGTTGATACTGGAGTAGATTTTTCCAATCCTGATATACAGCATTCTGTTGCACGTGACAAAAACAATCATCCAATAATGCTTGATCCTGATGGACAAGGAATTGTTCTTACTAATGCAACTTTTTTTGCATATATAGATGAAAATGAAATAATAAGAAATTATAGCAAACCAATCCCTTCACACATGACCTCTTCTGCATATGTTACCCGAGATGGTGTATTTCTTGATGTTTCTCAAGATGGCAAAGGAAGTCAAATCCCAATTTACAATTCATTTTATCCACAATATGGAAACTCTGTAATTTTTAATGGCACTCTAGCCATTGATATGAAAATTGGAGAAGACAATAGAAATTACATAAAATCAAAAAGTGGTGTGTATCATGTAGGAATAATATACCAAGGTGGTTTGCAAGGACAACTTGCAAGAATTCAAGTTGTACCTGTACTCTTAGTTGATTCATTTACACCTGGAGTATATGATACAATGATACCTGATCTAAGTACTTCATGGGAAGATTACACTCGGTTTGAATTAAAATCTGGAGAAAAACCAAACTATGATTTTGATTTCACTGATGAAAAACCTATCATTTTAGGTAGTGGAAAGGAATTCCTTGTTTATGATTCAAACGATGATGGTAAAAATGATTATAGCGCAGGAACATTTGGAGCACAAGTTCTAGATGTATATGGTGTAATCAAAAATAATCACACAAACATTGATGATTCATTAAAAGCAATTAATGGAACATTGCTTCCTGGATTAGATCCTGATGGTGAATTTTTTGGTTTGATGACTGATTTTATGGGACATGGAACGTCAAGTGCAGCATCAATTACGTCACGTGGGATAATGCCTTATGATATTTACAATGATTCAAAAAAACATTTTATTACTGGCGTTGCACCTGATGCAAAAATTCTTCCTGTAAAGGCATTATGGTTTGGTGATACTGTATATGGATGGTTATGGTCTGCAGGATTTGAGAATAAAGATCAAGAATGGAAATTCTCAGGTAAACCTAAAGTTGATATTATTTCCAACAGCTGGGGTGTTTCAAACTTTCCAACCTTTAATGCATCTCCTGGAATGGATATCTTATCATTAATTCTAAGTGTATTGACTACTCCAAATTCTTTAGATGATAACTATCCTGGTGTCACAATTATTTCAAGCGCTGGAAATTCAGGTCATGGCTATGGGACAATTGGATTACCAAATGCATCTCCGCTTGGAATTTCAGTGGGTGCAACTACTAACAATGTATTTGTTGGATATGGTCCATTCAAAGATCAACCTAGATTTGGAAATACTACAACTCATTCAAATCATATAGTTGATTTTTCAAGTAGAGGACCTGGTATTATAGGAGATCCTAAACCTGATATCATGAGTATTGGTGCTCATGGTTTCACTCCTTCAAACGTTCTAAAGACACAAAAAGATTCTAAAGATGAATCCTTCTCTTTGTTTGGAGGAACAAGTATGGCCGCACCAATTGTTTCAGGAAGTGCAGCTGTATTAATTGAAGAACTAAAAAAACAGTCACAAGACTATGATTCATTTTCTATAAAGAACATCCTAATGTCAACAGCTACTGATCTGTATAATGATCCGCTAACTCAAGGTTCTGGTTTGGCAAACATTGAATCTGCACTAGATTATATAAATGGAGAAAATGGAGTTTTTATTGTTCACAATGATAATTCATATCATAACATCAAAAACATACTTGATCCTGCAGTTGAAAAAATAAATTCTACGTCGATAGGATTTGAAAAATTCCAATTGTCTTCACGCTCATTTCCTATGACGAGCTGGTTTGCAGGACAACTTCTTCCAGGAGATAGAACAACAACAACTTTTACAATTGACAATCCCACTAATGATACTCTAACAATTAATGTAAAGCCAGAAACTCTGTCATTGATGTTAAAATCCCAGTTTAATGGTACGACTATACCTAAGCAACAAGATTCTATTCTAAATAAGACTGATACGTTCATACCAAATTATGTTAAATTATCTGAACTTGGAAATTCTACTGAACTTTTGACATTTTTTAATGACAAAAATCCCATCCCTGATGAATCTTCATTAATGGTACTAAATGTGAATTTTGATTTTAATGATTTTATGAATAAAACATCTGATACATATGCTGATGATTTGAAAATTTCATCTCTTTATCTTTATGATTGGCTCGATAACAATAATGATACTAAAATTACAAGTGATGAAATTTCTATGGTTAATAGAGCTGGTTCATGGGGAACAGTTCAAGAACTTAGAGTTTCAGAACCCAATGATAAATTTGAAGGAGTACCATTAATTGGTGTTTATCCAGTACCAACAAGGTATTCATATTGGTTAGGTGATACAAAAC from Nitrosopumilus sp. encodes:
- a CDS encoding ThiF family adenylyltransferase, yielding MANITFTIPSVLNQSGGEKKTEISADSLTDAFVKISEIMGDDFKRRVLESDGTPRSLINIYINGKNAKFSNGMQTDLKDGDEVYILPAVAGGSEELSPKELDKFSRQVMLEEIGYGGQLKLKNAKVCVVGTGGLGHPIISRLATMGVGTLRIIDRDVIELSNLHRQMMFDEDDVGQVKVEVAAKKLQKLNPDCKVEALAVSVNDYTALEIIEGCDVVIDALDSVNARYALNKACVKHEIPFVTGAAVGTSGQVFTILPKKSACYFCMFPELNEDAMPTCSIEGVHPPILSIVGAIEVAEAVKIILGKIPNLSERILHIDLENLNFNSTRTFRAEECPVCGTGKLEVAVKEELILEELCGRNRGKRTYSITPTEIFDLDVNDVTAIAKEKGFIVDNQGSLGLSLRTNDLSVSFMKKGSAVVVGPKDEAEAISLYKSLLGKEIKAL
- a CDS encoding S8 family serine peptidase, which gives rise to MPKAAIFFFIILISSTLTNSYGFISKESIYEDNLQKSIIFNSDIIDIDEDFFVENGFKRYLIFGNGLSEHDLKKLNSLYQIQSDTGFFSVSVLSEKSAFNLISQGYTVIEDFKLDFHNTDEEFQDASRIGEITGSTLAKKKYNSSGNGTVIAIVDTGVDFSNPDIQHSVARDKNNHPIMLDPDGQGIVLTNATFFAYIDENEIIRNYSKPIPSHMTSSAYVTRDGVFLDVSQDGKGSQIPIYNSFYPQYGNSVIFNGTLAIDMKIGEDNRNYIKSKSGVYHVGIIYQGGLQGQLARIQVVPVLLVDSFTPGVYDTMIPDLSTSWEDYTRFELKSGEKPNYDFDFTDEKPIILGSGKEFLVYDSNDDGKNDYSAGTFGAQVLDVYGVIKNNHTNIDDSLKAINGTLLPGLDPDGEFFGLMTDFMGHGTSSAASITSRGIMPYDIYNDSKKHFITGVAPDAKILPVKALWFGDTVYGWLWSAGFENKDQEWKFSGKPKVDIISNSWGVSNFPTFNASPGMDILSLILSVLTTPNSLDDNYPGVTIISSAGNSGHGYGTIGLPNASPLGISVGATTNNVFVGYGPFKDQPRFGNTTTHSNHIVDFSSRGPGIIGDPKPDIMSIGAHGFTPSNVLKTQKDSKDESFSLFGGTSMAAPIVSGSAAVLIEELKKQSQDYDSFSIKNILMSTATDLYNDPLTQGSGLANIESALDYINGENGVFIVHNDNSYHNIKNILDPAVEKINSTSIGFEKFQLSSRSFPMTSWFAGQLLPGDRTTTTFTIDNPTNDTLTINVKPETLSLMLKSQFNGTTIPKQQDSILNKTDTFIPNYVKLSELGNSTELLTFFNDKNPIPDESSLMVLNVNFDFNDFMNKTSDTYADDLKISSLYLYDWLDNNNDTKITSDEISMVNRAGSWGTVQELRVSEPNDKFEGVPLIGVYPVPTRYSYWLGDTKQNSTSMDYTISASYYQKEKWPLIWSESDTITVKPKTSSTVDVTLITPNDLQTGVYQGFLTFQGDKHKVNAPVSFVIKQPVLENDSTIVIQGTQNDDVLYGNGYTKGAFDMVNRYMAGDWRQYYFDIQNESINTAAIELSWISNDTNLSVFVMNPYGEIIQTNVPSGVFGHFMGWASLDWLGNSIFSQGGGFFPVKNKDDTSTVLYVPINQTGTYTLLTHSTLFGGSSTTEPITLSAKFTNISPEMKIDDVQNEIEIMSIPTTNEKFVIINETKSNTDSITSKSELPFNLGIGIGIVIGIAIGIVLIFIMRQKPPK
- a CDS encoding methyl-accepting chemotaxis protein — translated: MKYRILFSILIILLFVNIPNSYSEGLELFTNSKVYAPAHTLQVYGKGLPEENLIIRIFAPDETIAKFDQITTNKDGSFNYGLLTWPEPSTNFPYGTYTVEVISTEQNGISQKIDVKFSSSTELLDVTVERFVNTLVFAPETAAINQPIRVFVQTTSDGLLIGNEPSELLGTTHVHLPSGTSVLLSNSFKTLHQGLYYVDYTPIEEGTHVFHVVAFSQGTTSHGSAATNVLSQDLGGISEQIIKLNSILDETSSELDTLKSEISGFGSTLDTASQKIDESTGTISTSVEFISEASSQLNSLLFPIIASIGIIVALQIAILARRR